One genomic region from candidate division WOR-3 bacterium encodes:
- a CDS encoding PorT family protein produces MKKLMLMAIVLTAFSAAAFSQLALPIHFGVKAGLALANVYGEDVGDSTSGWKPGFYGGAYANYSFSPMMAVQGELLFTQKGTKYDENNVSGSSTLNYINIPILLRLNVPNLTFGLSFLGGVDMGINVGATWEYEANGVSTDGDYDDINTLDLGAALGAEASYQQFLFEVRYVHGLTNIQKEINSVQWEAKNQVICAGVGYQIM; encoded by the coding sequence ATGAAAAAATTGATGCTAATGGCTATCGTTCTGACCGCGTTTTCGGCGGCGGCATTTTCGCAGTTGGCTCTTCCTATTCACTTCGGCGTAAAAGCAGGTCTCGCTCTCGCTAATGTTTACGGTGAAGACGTAGGAGACAGCACTAGCGGTTGGAAGCCCGGATTTTACGGCGGAGCTTACGCCAACTACAGTTTCAGTCCCATGATGGCCGTTCAGGGCGAACTTCTCTTCACACAGAAAGGCACCAAGTACGACGAGAACAACGTCTCCGGATCTTCTACTTTGAATTACATCAACATCCCTATTCTTCTCAGGTTAAACGTCCCGAATCTCACATTTGGACTTTCATTTTTAGGCGGAGTCGACATGGGAATTAACGTCGGAGCCACATGGGAGTATGAAGCCAATGGAGTCAGTACAGACGGAGATTACGATGACATAAACACGTTAGATCTCGGAGCGGCTTTAGGAGCCGAGGCTTCATATCAGCAGTTCCTTTTTGAAGTCAGGTATGTTCACGGCTTGACTAATATTCAAAAAGAAATCAACAGCGTACAATGGGAAGCGAAAAATCAGGTCATCTGTGCCGGTGTCGGCTATCAGATAATGTAA
- a CDS encoding N-glycosylase/DNA lyase, with protein sequence MKKIYCEIKSEIEKRFEDFRKIGAGTEEDVFRELCFCILTPQSNAKNCWRAVLELEKRDLILKGNSKEISEVLKLKTRFHNCKAENIVLARQLLKESRLSGILEIDDDFEMRIEIVKRVKGMGLKEASHFMRNTGRGENFAILDRHVLRFLEQLKVINEIPKNLTLKKYCEIEKLYIKYSKKISVPPAHLDMVVWYYSTGELFK encoded by the coding sequence TTGAAAAAAATTTACTGTGAAATTAAATCTGAAATAGAAAAACGGTTCGAAGATTTCAGAAAAATAGGCGCCGGCACCGAAGAGGATGTTTTCAGGGAATTGTGCTTCTGTATTCTGACGCCTCAGTCAAACGCCAAAAACTGCTGGAGAGCTGTTCTTGAACTCGAAAAAAGAGACCTGATCCTGAAAGGAAATTCAAAGGAAATATCGGAAGTGCTGAAACTGAAGACGCGTTTTCACAACTGCAAGGCGGAAAATATTGTGCTGGCGAGACAACTCCTGAAAGAATCCCGATTGAGCGGCATTTTGGAAATCGATGACGACTTTGAGATGAGAATCGAGATCGTAAAACGAGTCAAAGGCATGGGGTTGAAAGAAGCTAGCCATTTCATGAGGAACACGGGAAGAGGGGAAAACTTTGCCATTCTTGACAGACACGTTCTGAGATTTCTTGAGCAATTGAAAGTAATAAATGAAATCCCAAAAAATCTGACTTTGAAAAAGTATTGCGAAATAGAAAAACTATACATAAAATATTCAAAAAAAATATCTGTACCTCCAGCGCACCTCGACATGGTAGTTTGGTATTATTCCACGGGTGAGCTTTTCAAATGA